One segment of Nostoc flagelliforme CCNUN1 DNA contains the following:
- a CDS encoding tetratricopeptide repeat protein yields the protein MPKHVRLISFLMVCSLWSMPKAANAQALIPHTLQLDGTKLEKQGLTLAQEAAQLAQFQQIDLALPRARLASQLAPKNDKVWLLLGGLQLQTKEFDGAIASLKKAQSINPKNGDILFALGSANFQQKNYQAAVVNYQDGLKLKPNDPEGLFNLGNAYYLLGKLPDALTQYNTAVSHDKKFWPAINNIGLINYEQGDIPGAIKRWQSAVTLDKQAAEPLLALAVALYTKGDASGELRLRQQGLSYGEAALRIDQRYASLDFLKENLWGDRLLSDTKKFLELPRIQAALQQRENSSSAPGQQPTQ from the coding sequence GTGCCTAAACATGTTCGTTTGATTTCTTTTCTAATGGTCTGTAGTTTATGGAGTATGCCAAAAGCCGCTAACGCGCAGGCATTAATACCCCATACATTGCAACTAGATGGGACAAAGTTAGAGAAGCAGGGGTTGACCTTGGCCCAAGAGGCGGCTCAACTGGCTCAGTTTCAACAGATTGATTTAGCTTTGCCACGAGCGCGGCTGGCTAGTCAACTGGCTCCCAAGAATGATAAAGTGTGGCTGCTCTTAGGTGGATTGCAACTGCAAACCAAAGAGTTCGACGGGGCGATCGCTAGCCTGAAAAAAGCGCAATCTATCAATCCCAAAAATGGTGATATTTTGTTTGCTTTGGGTTCAGCTAATTTTCAGCAGAAAAATTACCAAGCAGCTGTTGTCAATTACCAAGACGGTTTGAAGTTAAAACCCAATGATCCAGAGGGTTTGTTTAATTTGGGTAATGCTTACTATCTGCTGGGTAAATTGCCAGATGCGCTCACGCAGTACAATACAGCAGTCTCCCACGATAAAAAATTCTGGCCGGCGATCAACAATATTGGCTTAATCAACTACGAACAGGGTGATATCCCCGGAGCGATTAAGCGATGGCAATCTGCTGTAACCCTTGATAAGCAAGCCGCAGAGCCTTTATTGGCCTTAGCAGTAGCACTGTATACTAAAGGCGATGCCTCCGGCGAGCTACGCTTACGCCAACAAGGATTAAGCTACGGGGAAGCCGCACTCCGTATCGATCAGCGCTATGCTAGTTTGGATTTCCTCAAAGAAAATCTCTGGGGCGATCGCTTACTGTCTGATACGAAAAAATTCCTAGAATTACCCCGTATTCAAGCAGCCCTACAGCAACGAGAAAACTCATCATCAGCCCCTGGACAACAGCCTACTCAATAG
- the gyrA gene encoding DNA gyrase subunit A, translated as MAKQLNLLSTGQVITTALHTEMQRSYLEYAMSVIVGRALPDVRDGLKPVHRRILYAMHELGLVPDRPYRKCARVVGDVLGKYHPHGDQSVYDALVRLVQDFSSRYPLLAGHGNFGSVDNDPPAAMRYTETRLAPISHEGMLTEIGEETVEFVGNFDNSQQEPTVLPAQLPFLLLNGCSGIAVGMATNVPPHNLGEVVDGLIALIDNPDLPDEKLFELIPGPDFPTGGEIIGESGIREAYTTGKGGILLRGVATLEEIPATRGSKRRTAIIITELPYQVNKAAWIEKVADLVNQGRLQGISDLRDESDREGMRVVIELKRDTNPQEVLQHLYHQTALQMTFGAILLAIVNGQPRQLSLRQLLQEFLSFREETLNRRYNYELAKAQSRVHLLEGLLKALSNLDQVIEILRQAPDASTAKINLCSRLDLSEVQGDAILAMPLRRLTSLEQQNLQQEFEQISEQIRLLELLLNDRRELLKALKKDLRSLKRKYSDPRRTKLALTSSDTRIQQDKGTRGRVEEEEELKSSEPAEEAVLEFTQRGYVRRTQPSGRKSKAENGLHDNDFIIQTVLTDTEKDLLVLSASGKVYPVKVGEIPPTTGRSPRGKPLITMLSSTAQGAQEAVVSRFLLPENLETQQMILLTKQGRIKRLSLGEFTNLTRRGITILKLKDDDELSFTQFIAPGAHLILASSGGRVLRFAANDEQLPIMGRTAMGLQAFRLLKNQQMVGCVTVGKDDQLLLVTQEGYAKRMPASQLRAANRGDLGTQALKFASKTDNLAGMVIAIASAEVALVTNKERVVRIPVETVPILGRDVKGESIFQLNRDEKIITVAEVRS; from the coding sequence ATGGCAAAACAGTTAAACCTTCTCTCAACGGGACAGGTAATTACAACAGCCTTGCATACCGAGATGCAACGGTCTTATCTAGAATATGCCATGAGCGTGATTGTCGGGCGAGCGCTACCAGACGTGCGTGATGGCTTAAAACCAGTGCATCGCCGCATTCTATATGCCATGCACGAACTCGGTTTAGTACCAGATAGACCCTATCGAAAATGTGCCCGTGTAGTGGGTGATGTGTTGGGTAAATATCATCCTCACGGCGACCAATCAGTTTACGATGCTTTAGTCAGGTTGGTACAGGATTTTTCTAGCCGCTATCCTTTGCTGGCAGGACACGGTAACTTTGGCAGTGTCGATAATGATCCGCCAGCAGCGATGCGTTATACAGAAACCCGCCTCGCACCCATCAGCCATGAGGGAATGCTGACAGAAATTGGCGAAGAAACTGTGGAATTTGTCGGAAACTTCGATAATTCCCAGCAAGAACCAACGGTGTTACCTGCTCAGTTGCCGTTTCTGTTGCTCAATGGCTGTTCTGGTATTGCCGTGGGAATGGCGACGAATGTTCCACCCCATAATTTGGGAGAAGTTGTCGATGGGTTAATTGCCTTAATCGACAACCCAGATTTGCCAGATGAAAAATTATTTGAGTTAATTCCAGGGCCAGATTTTCCCACTGGTGGAGAAATAATTGGTGAGAGTGGAATTCGAGAAGCATACACCACAGGTAAAGGTGGGATTCTGCTGCGGGGAGTTGCGACTCTGGAGGAAATTCCAGCCACAAGGGGAAGCAAGCGACGGACGGCAATTATCATTACAGAATTGCCTTATCAAGTGAATAAGGCTGCCTGGATTGAGAAGGTAGCGGACTTAGTAAATCAAGGACGCTTGCAAGGAATTTCTGATCTTCGGGATGAAAGCGATCGCGAAGGGATGCGGGTGGTAATTGAACTCAAACGCGATACCAATCCCCAAGAAGTTCTCCAACATTTGTATCACCAAACTGCTTTGCAAATGACTTTTGGGGCAATTCTTCTAGCAATAGTGAATGGACAACCCCGCCAGTTAAGTTTGCGTCAACTTTTGCAGGAGTTTTTGAGTTTCCGAGAAGAGACGCTGAACCGTCGCTACAATTACGAGTTGGCAAAGGCCCAAAGTCGTGTGCATTTGTTGGAAGGTTTACTCAAAGCACTATCTAATTTGGATCAGGTAATTGAAATTTTGCGGCAAGCTCCCGATGCAAGTACGGCAAAAATAAACCTTTGTAGCCGACTAGATTTGAGTGAGGTACAAGGAGATGCAATTCTGGCTATGCCGTTGCGTCGCCTCACCAGTTTAGAACAGCAAAATTTGCAGCAGGAATTTGAGCAGATAAGTGAACAAATTAGATTGTTGGAGCTATTACTCAACGATCGCCGAGAATTGCTCAAGGCACTGAAAAAAGATTTGCGATCGCTCAAGCGCAAGTACAGCGATCCCCGACGTACTAAGCTAGCACTTACCAGCAGCGATACAAGGATACAACAGGACAAAGGAACAAGAGGACGAGTAGAGGAGGAAGAGGAACTTAAATCTTCTGAACCAGCAGAGGAAGCGGTTTTAGAATTTACCCAACGGGGTTATGTGCGCCGTACCCAGCCATCTGGAAGAAAGTCAAAAGCTGAAAATGGTCTGCATGATAATGACTTCATTATCCAAACTGTGTTGACCGACACAGAGAAAGACTTGCTAGTACTAAGCGCTAGCGGCAAAGTTTACCCTGTGAAGGTGGGAGAAATTCCCCCAACCACTGGACGTTCACCACGAGGGAAACCTTTGATTACTATGCTCAGTAGTACTGCTCAAGGTGCTCAAGAAGCTGTAGTCAGCCGCTTTTTACTGCCGGAAAATCTCGAAACTCAGCAGATGATTCTCTTAACAAAACAGGGACGAATTAAGCGTCTGTCTCTGGGAGAATTCACTAATTTGACGCGGCGCGGAATCACGATTTTGAAGCTCAAAGACGATGATGAATTGTCATTTACCCAATTCATCGCTCCAGGGGCGCATCTGATTTTAGCTAGTTCCGGTGGGCGAGTGTTGCGCTTTGCAGCCAATGATGAACAATTACCGATCATGGGTCGCACAGCGATGGGTTTACAAGCATTTCGGTTATTGAAAAATCAGCAAATGGTTGGCTGTGTCACTGTCGGTAAAGATGACCAGCTACTGCTAGTTACTCAAGAAGGATATGCCAAGCGAATGCCTGCGAGTCAGCTAAGAGCAGCTAATCGCGGCGATTTAGGCACGCAAGCGCTGAAATTCGCTAGCAAAACTGACAACTTAGCTGGTATGGTTATAGCGATCGCATCTGCCGAGGTAGCTTTAGTGACGAATAAAGAGCGGGTGGTGCGGATACCTGTGGAAACAGTACCTATTTTAGGTAGGGATGTGAAAGGTGAAAGCATTTTTCAACTCAACCGTGATGAAAAAATCATTACTGTTGCCGAAGTGCGATCGTAA
- a CDS encoding efflux RND transporter periplasmic adaptor subunit, which produces MKIDTPNTVDSSVLVPEVKKKKGKRNWLSWLIALCLLGGIGYAVYYQVTVAPRQQASRRVLTQPVERQSLTITVSANGTVKPERSINLSPKNSGILKTLLVKEGDIVKQGQIVAYMDDSNLRGQLTSAQGQLAQAEANLQKAIAGNRPQDIGQSQGALDEAEANLQKVQAGNRSQDIAQAQAQLQNTQAALRKAEDNLVRNQQLYNAGGISLQTLNQSRADRDAAQATVNAAQQALALQKAGSRPEDIEQAQAVVKQRQQALALLKAGTRQEDIDAARAQVTSARGSLQNIQAEINDTIIRAPFDGVVTKKFADPGAFVTPTTASSEVASSSSSSILSLASTNEVVANLAETNISKIRLGQKVSIKADAYPGKTFEGKVSQIAAQAIVEQNVTSFEVRVSLSDPQRLLRSGMNAEVDFQAGQVQNVLVVPTASVVRQENATGVFVAGKNNRPVFTPIETGVTANNFTEVKSGLTGNERVLLSFPPGSRPQSTPRGGVFPGLGGGGGTGRGAGGGGGRSGGGSGGGSP; this is translated from the coding sequence ATGAAAATTGATACACCAAATACCGTAGATTCATCAGTTTTGGTTCCAGAAGTAAAGAAAAAAAAGGGGAAACGTAATTGGCTCTCTTGGCTAATTGCTCTTTGCCTTTTGGGTGGAATTGGCTATGCCGTTTATTACCAAGTAACGGTTGCTCCCCGTCAACAAGCCAGCCGCCGGGTGCTGACACAGCCTGTAGAAAGGCAGAGTTTAACAATCACAGTTTCAGCGAACGGAACGGTGAAACCTGAGCGGTCAATCAACCTCAGCCCGAAAAATTCCGGCATCTTGAAAACACTGCTGGTGAAGGAAGGAGATATTGTCAAACAAGGACAGATTGTCGCTTACATGGATGATTCCAACCTGCGGGGGCAACTCACCTCTGCTCAAGGACAATTGGCACAAGCCGAGGCGAATCTGCAAAAGGCGATCGCAGGCAATCGCCCTCAAGATATTGGTCAATCACAGGGAGCATTAGACGAAGCCGAGGCGAATCTACAAAAGGTACAAGCAGGCAATCGCTCTCAAGATATTGCCCAAGCACAGGCACAGTTACAAAATACTCAAGCGGCTCTAAGAAAAGCAGAAGATAATCTTGTCCGCAATCAACAACTTTATAATGCAGGCGGTATTTCCCTTCAGACTCTCAACCAAAGCCGTGCCGATCGTGATGCCGCCCAAGCTACTGTGAATGCAGCACAACAAGCACTGGCTCTGCAAAAAGCTGGGTCACGTCCAGAAGACATTGAGCAAGCACAAGCTGTAGTGAAGCAAAGACAGCAAGCTTTGGCACTTCTAAAAGCCGGAACGCGCCAAGAAGATATTGACGCAGCCCGCGCCCAGGTAACATCTGCTCGCGGTTCGTTGCAAAACATCCAAGCCGAAATCAATGACACAATTATTCGTGCACCTTTTGATGGTGTGGTGACAAAGAAGTTTGCTGATCCCGGCGCTTTCGTGACGCCTACAACTGCCAGTAGTGAAGTAGCTTCTTCTTCTTCTTCTTCAATCTTGTCTCTAGCTTCAACAAATGAAGTTGTCGCAAATTTAGCGGAAACAAATATTTCCAAAATCCGCCTTGGTCAAAAAGTCTCGATTAAGGCGGATGCCTACCCAGGAAAAACCTTTGAAGGTAAAGTCAGCCAAATTGCTGCCCAAGCAATAGTAGAGCAAAACGTCACCAGTTTTGAAGTGAGAGTATCACTTTCAGACCCTCAAAGGCTACTGCGATCTGGGATGAATGCGGAAGTAGATTTTCAAGCCGGCCAAGTTCAAAATGTTTTAGTAGTGCCAACGGCCTCGGTGGTACGGCAAGAAAATGCCACAGGTGTGTTTGTGGCAGGAAAGAATAACAGACCTGTGTTTACTCCCATTGAGACTGGTGTCACCGCGAATAACTTTACCGAAGTTAAATCTGGATTGACAGGAAACGAAAGGGTATTGCTCAGTTTCCCACCAGGATCGCGTCCGCAATCAACACCAAGAGGAGGAGTTTTTCCTGGTCTAGGTGGTGGTGGAGGCACAGGAAGAGGAGCCGGTGGCGGCGGAGGTCGTTCAGGCGGTGGTTCAGGTGGTGGTTCCCCTTAA
- a CDS encoding ABC transporter permease, with protein MFKIFKGFYKTKNTRTVPLLEILTMAAETLWSNKLRTGLTMLGVIIGISSVIAITSVGQGVQKGVEQQIQALGTDVIQILAGAARSGNVRQGVGSSSTLTWEDAKAIATQAPSAQMVSAYLQRSAQVVYAGQNTSTTIYGTDLNYPEVRNTHPQQGRYFTQEELDTVAQVAILGPTVQRTLFGQGVNPIGEKIRIQGEAYEVIGVMEPKGSQGPMDRDDQVFIPLTSMSKRLVGNNALVGVSVNGILVKGANQEQLEAAQFQVTNLLRLRHNIYPPQADDFRLTNQADIVSTFTSIVGLFTVMVVAIAGISLVVGGIGIANIMLVSVVERTREIGIRKAVGATNSAILNQFLTEAIVISIVGGCIGMVTGILLAFIAASTFKFPFVISLLSIIAGFGLSLSVGLVAGVIPARNASKLDPITALRSD; from the coding sequence ATGTTTAAGATATTTAAGGGCTTTTACAAAACTAAGAATACTCGCACAGTACCGTTGCTAGAAATCTTGACAATGGCGGCAGAGACTCTGTGGAGTAACAAATTACGCACGGGTCTAACTATGTTGGGCGTAATTATTGGGATTTCTTCAGTCATTGCCATTACTTCTGTCGGTCAGGGAGTGCAAAAGGGGGTTGAGCAACAGATACAAGCATTGGGTACAGATGTCATCCAAATTTTGGCGGGTGCGGCAAGAAGTGGGAATGTCCGTCAGGGGGTAGGTTCTAGCAGCACGTTGACTTGGGAAGATGCTAAGGCGATCGCTACACAAGCACCATCAGCACAGATGGTTTCTGCTTATCTTCAACGGAGCGCCCAAGTTGTATATGCAGGACAGAACACCTCAACTACCATTTATGGCACAGATTTGAACTACCCAGAAGTCAGAAATACCCACCCCCAACAAGGGAGATATTTTACTCAAGAAGAACTAGATACTGTCGCACAGGTAGCTATTCTTGGCCCTACAGTTCAAAGAACACTCTTTGGACAGGGTGTAAATCCTATCGGTGAGAAAATTCGCATTCAGGGAGAGGCTTATGAAGTAATTGGGGTGATGGAACCTAAAGGTTCTCAAGGGCCAATGGATCGAGATGACCAGGTTTTCATTCCTCTAACTAGTATGTCGAAGAGACTAGTTGGGAACAATGCCCTGGTAGGCGTTTCTGTAAATGGAATTTTAGTTAAAGGCGCTAATCAGGAGCAATTAGAAGCCGCTCAGTTTCAAGTCACCAATCTTCTGCGGCTGCGTCACAACATTTATCCGCCGCAAGCTGATGATTTTCGATTGACCAATCAAGCTGATATTGTTAGTACCTTCACTAGTATTGTGGGTTTATTTACAGTAATGGTGGTAGCGATCGCTGGAATTTCCTTAGTGGTTGGTGGAATCGGTATTGCTAACATTATGCTGGTTTCCGTGGTTGAGCGGACGCGAGAAATTGGGATTCGCAAAGCCGTAGGAGCCACCAATTCTGCAATACTTAATCAATTTTTAACCGAAGCGATCGTGATTTCCATTGTTGGCGGATGTATTGGCATGGTCACTGGTATTTTATTAGCCTTTATAGCTGCAAGCACTTTCAAATTCCCCTTTGTAATTTCTTTATTGTCGATTATCGCTGGCTTTGGACTCTCATTGAGCGTTGGCTTAGTCGCTGGGGTAATTCCAGCACGGAATGCATCTAAATTAGATCCAATTACTGCTTTAAGAAGTGACTAA
- a CDS encoding response regulator translates to MKTVLIVEDDLINARVFSKILSKRGGLGVKHTENVEEVIKIAQSGEADLILMDVSLSRSVYQGKSVDGIKITQMLKSDPKTANLPVILVTAHAMEGDRENFLKQSGADGYISKPVVDHQQFVDQIIALLPKDDH, encoded by the coding sequence ATGAAAACTGTTTTAATTGTCGAAGACGATCTAATTAATGCTCGTGTTTTTTCCAAAATTTTGTCCAAGCGTGGCGGCTTGGGTGTAAAACACACTGAAAATGTCGAAGAAGTAATAAAAATTGCCCAATCAGGAGAAGCCGACCTGATTTTGATGGATGTTTCTCTGTCTAGAAGCGTTTACCAAGGTAAATCTGTTGATGGAATCAAAATTACACAAATGTTAAAATCTGATCCCAAAACAGCAAACTTACCCGTTATTTTGGTGACGGCACATGCTATGGAAGGCGATCGCGAAAACTTTCTCAAGCAAAGCGGTGCTGATGGTTACATTTCTAAGCCAGTTGTTGACCATCAACAGTTTGTTGACCAAATCATCGCGCTTCTACCCAAAGACGACCACTGA
- the rpoD gene encoding RNA polymerase sigma factor RpoD, with translation MNQANNVLESIYQPDLEIINQPELELEELLIDDEEDLLIIDEGDEEFLEPQSDEDDAKSGKAAKSRRRTQSKKKHYTEDSIRLYLQEIGRIRLLRADEEIELARKIADLLELERVRERLSEQLDRDPRDSEWAEAVQLPLPAFRYRLHVGRRAKDKMVQSNLRLVVSIAKKYMNRGLSFQDLIQEGSLGLIRAAEKFDHEKGYKFSTYATWWIRQAITRAIADQSRTIRLPVHLYETISRIKKTTKLLSQEMGRKPTEEEIATRMEMTIEKLRFIAKSAQLPISLETPIGKEEDSRLGDFIESDGETPEDQVSKNLLREDLEKVLDSLSPRERDVLRLRYGLDDGRMKTLEEIGQIFNVTRERIRQIEAKALRKLRHPNRNSVLKEYIR, from the coding sequence ATGAACCAGGCTAACAACGTACTCGAAAGCATATATCAGCCTGACCTAGAAATAATAAATCAGCCTGAGCTCGAGTTAGAAGAACTCTTAATAGACGATGAAGAGGACTTGCTGATCATCGATGAAGGTGACGAGGAATTTTTAGAGCCTCAGTCTGATGAGGACGACGCAAAGTCTGGAAAAGCCGCTAAATCGCGTCGTCGGACACAAAGCAAGAAGAAGCACTATACCGAAGATTCAATTCGGCTTTACTTGCAAGAAATTGGTAGAATTCGGCTGTTGCGGGCAGACGAAGAAATCGAATTGGCGCGGAAAATCGCTGATTTGCTGGAATTAGAGAGGGTGCGGGAAAGACTCTCAGAACAGTTAGATCGCGATCCTAGAGATAGTGAATGGGCAGAAGCAGTACAACTACCTTTGCCAGCTTTTCGTTATCGCCTCCATGTTGGCCGTAGGGCGAAAGACAAGATGGTGCAATCTAACCTCCGTCTTGTAGTTTCAATTGCCAAGAAGTACATGAATCGTGGTTTGTCGTTCCAAGACTTAATTCAGGAAGGCAGTCTCGGTTTGATTCGTGCCGCTGAAAAGTTTGACCACGAAAAAGGTTATAAGTTCTCCACTTATGCTACATGGTGGATTCGTCAAGCAATTACCCGCGCGATCGCAGATCAATCCCGCACAATTCGCCTTCCAGTTCACCTTTACGAAACCATCTCTCGGATTAAGAAAACTACCAAGTTACTGTCTCAAGAAATGGGTCGCAAACCTACTGAAGAAGAAATCGCCACTCGGATGGAAATGACCATTGAGAAGTTGCGGTTTATTGCTAAATCTGCCCAGCTACCTATTTCATTAGAAACACCCATTGGTAAAGAAGAAGATTCTCGGTTGGGCGATTTTATTGAATCCGATGGTGAAACGCCAGAAGACCAAGTTTCCAAAAACCTTCTGCGCGAAGACCTTGAAAAAGTCCTCGATAGTCTAAGTCCTCGTGAACGCGATGTTCTCAGACTGCGTTACGGCTTGGATGATGGTCGAATGAAGACTCTTGAGGAAATTGGACAGATTTTCAACGTCACCCGCGAACGCATTCGTCAAATTGAAGCGAAAGCACTCCGCAAGTTACGCCACCCAAATCGTAACAGCGTTCTCAAGGAATATATTAGGTAG
- a CDS encoding fasciclin domain-containing protein, whose product MKASKGIVEILFNIIGISSLIALSACVQPAETPTATVPPVTPTPTATIATQNLAELAKSAASQGQFQTLIQAVQAAGLTEQLAKPGPYTIFAPTDAAFSALPKTTLDQLLQPANKQQLVKLLAYHVIPGGITSQQLTSGQVKTIEGNFVQITVDRASNSITVNNAKVTQPDIPASNGIVHIVDQVLLPPNFPSSVKTTPTPR is encoded by the coding sequence ATGAAAGCGAGCAAAGGCATAGTAGAAATATTGTTCAATATTATTGGCATAAGTAGCTTGATTGCTCTGTCTGCCTGCGTTCAACCTGCCGAAACTCCTACAGCAACTGTCCCTCCTGTCACGCCAACTCCTACTGCCACCATTGCAACCCAAAATTTAGCAGAACTGGCAAAGTCAGCAGCTAGTCAGGGACAGTTTCAAACCCTTATCCAAGCAGTACAAGCCGCAGGCTTAACTGAACAGCTTGCTAAACCAGGCCCTTACACAATATTTGCACCTACTGACGCCGCTTTCTCTGCTTTACCAAAAACTACTTTAGATCAACTCTTACAGCCAGCAAACAAACAACAATTAGTCAAGCTTCTGGCCTACCACGTTATACCTGGGGGAATTACCTCTCAGCAATTGACATCTGGACAAGTTAAAACAATTGAGGGTAATTTTGTTCAAATCACAGTTGATCGTGCCAGCAACTCAATCACAGTCAACAACGCTAAAGTGACTCAGCCAGACATCCCAGCTAGCAACGGCATCGTTCATATAGTTGACCAGGTACTTCTGCCACCTAATTTTCCCTCAAGTGTAAAAACCACCCCAACACCACGGTAG
- a CDS encoding chlorophyll a/b-binding protein gives MTNATTTKVTTPVIEDRNAWRWGFTPQAEIWNGRLAMIGFSAAVLVELFSGQGFLHFWGIL, from the coding sequence ATGACAAATGCAACTACAACAAAAGTAACTACTCCTGTAATTGAAGATCGCAACGCTTGGCGTTGGGGCTTTACTCCACAAGCAGAAATTTGGAACGGTCGCTTGGCAATGATCGGCTTTTCAGCAGCCGTTTTGGTTGAGCTTTTTTCTGGTCAAGGCTTTCTACATTTTTGGGGCATCCTATAA
- the gyrB gene encoding DNA topoisomerase (ATP-hydrolyzing) subunit B, translating to MTSSYSADQIQVLEGLEAVRKRPGMYIGTTGPRGLHHLVYEVVDNSIDEALAGHCTHIEVDINADGSVTVTDDGRGIPVDTHSRTGKSALETVMTVLHAGGKFGGGGYKVSGGLHGVGISVVNALSEVVEVTVWRDKKVHLQRYERGIPVSELQVKPYKEARSGTSVTFKPDTQIFTTSIEFDYITLSGRLRELAYLNAGVKITFTDHRLELLKSDTPKVESYNYKGGIKEYIAYMNREKQPLHEEIIYVQGERNNVQVEVSLQWCTDAYTDNVLGFANNIRTVDGGTHLEGLKAVLTRTLNAIARKRNKIKENEPNLSGEHVREGLTAVISVKVPDPEFEGQTKTKLGNTEVRGIVDSLVGEVLTEYLEFHPAIADSILDKAIQAFKAAEAARHARELVRRKSVLESSPLPGKLADCSSRDPSESEIFIVEGDSAGGSAKQGRDRRTQAILPLRGKILNIEKTDDAKIYKNNEVQSLITALGLGVKGDEFDSTQLRYHRIVIMTDADVDGAHIRTLLLTFFYRYQRALIEQGFIYIACPPLFKVERGRNHEYCYSDREKDQAIAKFPANANYTIQRFKGLGEMMPQQLWDTTMNPETRKMKQVEIEDAAEADRIFTILMGDRVAPRREFIETYGSKLNFTDLDI from the coding sequence ATGACGAGCAGTTACAGTGCCGATCAGATTCAAGTTCTGGAAGGTCTGGAAGCCGTCCGCAAAAGACCAGGAATGTACATTGGTACCACTGGGCCGCGAGGACTCCACCATTTAGTTTACGAGGTGGTGGATAATTCAATCGATGAGGCTTTGGCAGGTCATTGCACTCATATAGAGGTGGATATCAACGCTGATGGTTCAGTAACTGTAACAGATGATGGTCGCGGTATTCCCGTCGATACTCACTCACGCACCGGAAAATCGGCTTTGGAAACCGTAATGACGGTACTACACGCCGGTGGTAAGTTTGGCGGTGGTGGTTACAAAGTTTCTGGAGGATTGCACGGGGTTGGTATTTCTGTTGTTAATGCCCTCTCTGAGGTTGTAGAAGTTACAGTTTGGCGAGATAAAAAGGTTCATCTCCAACGTTATGAACGCGGTATCCCAGTTAGTGAACTGCAAGTAAAGCCTTACAAAGAAGCTAGAAGTGGAACTTCTGTCACTTTTAAGCCAGATACTCAAATCTTTACAACTAGCATTGAGTTTGATTACATCACTTTATCAGGTCGCCTACGGGAATTGGCGTATCTGAATGCAGGTGTCAAAATTACCTTTACTGACCACCGTTTAGAACTTCTAAAAAGCGATACACCGAAAGTAGAATCCTACAATTACAAGGGTGGTATTAAAGAATATATCGCCTACATGAACCGCGAGAAGCAGCCACTGCATGAAGAAATTATCTATGTGCAGGGGGAACGCAACAACGTACAAGTGGAAGTTTCTTTGCAATGGTGTACTGATGCTTATACGGATAATGTTCTAGGTTTTGCTAACAATATTCGTACTGTGGATGGTGGTACGCACTTAGAAGGGCTGAAAGCAGTTCTGACTCGGACATTAAATGCGATCGCTCGCAAGCGCAATAAAATTAAAGAGAATGAACCTAACCTCAGTGGCGAACACGTCCGCGAAGGTTTGACTGCGGTAATTTCCGTTAAAGTCCCAGATCCAGAATTTGAAGGACAAACCAAAACTAAACTCGGTAACACCGAAGTTCGAGGGATTGTTGATTCTTTGGTAGGAGAAGTCCTCACTGAGTACTTAGAATTTCATCCTGCGATCGCAGATTCAATTTTAGATAAAGCTATCCAAGCTTTCAAAGCCGCAGAAGCAGCGCGTCATGCGCGGGAATTAGTTCGGCGCAAATCCGTACTGGAATCTTCGCCATTACCTGGTAAATTGGCAGATTGCAGTTCTCGCGATCCCAGCGAATCGGAGATATTCATCGTGGAAGGGGATTCAGCCGGTGGGAGTGCAAAACAAGGACGCGATCGCCGCACTCAAGCTATTTTGCCTCTACGTGGTAAAATTCTCAACATTGAAAAAACCGACGATGCCAAAATTTATAAAAATAACGAAGTTCAATCGTTAATTACAGCACTCGGTTTAGGTGTCAAAGGTGATGAATTCGATTCTACTCAACTGCGTTATCACCGCATAGTCATTATGACGGATGCTGACGTAGATGGAGCGCACATCCGAACTTTGTTGTTAACATTTTTCTATCGATATCAACGAGCGCTGATCGAACAAGGCTTTATTTATATTGCTTGTCCCCCACTGTTTAAAGTAGAACGGGGACGTAATCATGAGTACTGCTATAGTGATCGCGAAAAAGATCAAGCAATTGCTAAATTCCCTGCTAACGCTAACTACACCATCCAACGCTTCAAAGGTTTGGGTGAAATGATGCCACAACAACTCTGGGACACCACAATGAACCCAGAAACCCGCAAAATGAAGCAAGTCGAAATTGAGGACGCTGCCGAAGCCGATCGTATCTTCACAATTTTAATGGGCGATCGCGTCGCCCCCAGACGAGAATTCATCGAAACCTATGGTTCTAAACTCAACTTCACCGATTTAGATATTTAA